A window from Nitrospira sp. ND1 encodes these proteins:
- a CDS encoding PAS domain S-box protein has protein sequence MAVHHLPIRRRQDNALDPSILNVLPANIAVLDAKGTILAVNESWERFAAANGFTGEGYGVGLNYLHICDAAGPQPDAQHVAQGIRHILDGTIRAFDYEYESSSPTLRRWFRVIVTPKQGSPSYGAVVMHINVSDLKQAEAAMHQSEARLRAIVDTAVDGIVVINERGIIESLNPAVTRMFGYTPDQLLGQNVKLLMPDPYHTEHDRYLTNYLQSGQKKVIGIGREVLGLRHDGVSFPIELAVSEMLVDGVRKFTGIVRDISSRKQAEAQFRQVVESAPNGMLMIDPLGNITLVNKQVETMFGYSREEMLGKPVEMLIPERFCPDHPAHRIGYFSAPSSRAMGAGRELFGLHKNGQEFPVELGLNPIDTPNGKLALASIVDITMRKRTESALSKAAQDLERKNWEISEARDQAVRAGQAKTDFLATMSHEIRTPMNGVIGMTTLLLDTELTAEQKGYLETLKHSGESLLRIINDILDYSKIEAGKFTIEHIPFDLRLTIEDTLDILAPTAQGRQLELVGLIDAQTPRTVIGDPGRIRQILTNLVGNAIKFTEKGEVLIQVMQTDESSGSVTLRFEVIDTGIGLTQEAQAKMFQAFSQADSSTARKYGGTGLGLSICKRLVELMDGEIGLQSMPGLGTRISFTVKFSTPEEGTAPITPPLPVKNLSGLRVCLVDDNATNRSLLQYHVSAWNMHHESAVDGPSALNLLRQAAQEGTPFDIAIVDVHMPEMSGLELCRLIKEDPAIAKTHVILLTASGQRGDSMLAKEAGAAAYLTKPIRERHLADCMRLTLGREGREEEKAQLITRHTLTEVKAHTVQRVLVVDDNPINQRVAVKMLEKLGCRVDLAGTGMEALAAICRHPYPLVFMDCQMPELDGFETTRLIRSQEQPGTRLPIIAMTANAMAGDREACLKAGMDDFISKPIIAADLQAKVAHWLPDVRPEDLKPSVANDAPAGG, from the coding sequence ATGGCCGTCCATCACCTCCCCATCAGACGGAGGCAGGACAATGCCCTCGATCCCAGCATCCTCAACGTCCTGCCGGCCAATATCGCCGTGCTCGACGCGAAGGGGACAATTCTAGCGGTCAATGAGTCCTGGGAACGGTTCGCAGCCGCGAACGGCTTTACCGGCGAGGGCTACGGTGTCGGCCTCAACTATCTCCACATCTGCGATGCGGCGGGACCTCAGCCCGACGCCCAGCACGTGGCCCAAGGAATCCGGCACATCCTGGACGGCACCATCCGTGCGTTCGACTATGAATACGAGAGCTCAAGTCCCACACTCCGACGCTGGTTCCGGGTCATCGTCACCCCGAAGCAGGGCAGCCCGAGCTACGGCGCTGTGGTCATGCACATCAACGTGTCGGACCTCAAACAGGCGGAAGCCGCCATGCATCAGAGCGAGGCCCGGTTGCGCGCGATCGTCGACACGGCGGTGGACGGCATCGTCGTCATCAACGAACGAGGCATCATCGAATCGCTCAATCCCGCTGTCACTCGCATGTTCGGGTACACCCCGGACCAGCTGCTGGGGCAGAACGTGAAACTCCTCATGCCCGACCCCTACCACACGGAACACGACCGGTACCTGACCAATTATTTGCAGTCGGGCCAGAAAAAGGTCATCGGCATCGGCCGTGAAGTGCTGGGACTTCGACATGACGGCGTGTCATTTCCCATTGAGTTGGCCGTGAGTGAGATGCTCGTCGACGGCGTCAGAAAGTTTACCGGTATCGTACGCGACATCTCCTCGCGCAAACAGGCCGAGGCCCAGTTCCGTCAAGTGGTGGAATCCGCGCCGAACGGCATGTTGATGATCGATCCCCTCGGCAACATCACGCTCGTCAACAAACAGGTCGAAACCATGTTCGGCTACAGCCGAGAGGAGATGCTCGGCAAGCCGGTCGAAATGCTGATTCCGGAACGGTTTTGTCCCGACCATCCGGCGCATCGCATCGGATACTTCTCCGCCCCGTCGTCCCGCGCCATGGGAGCCGGCCGGGAACTCTTCGGCCTGCATAAGAACGGGCAGGAGTTTCCCGTCGAGCTCGGACTCAACCCGATCGATACGCCGAACGGAAAACTGGCGCTGGCATCCATCGTCGACATCACCATGCGAAAACGCACAGAAAGCGCGCTGTCGAAAGCGGCCCAGGACCTCGAACGGAAGAACTGGGAGATCTCGGAAGCCCGCGACCAAGCCGTGCGGGCCGGCCAGGCGAAGACCGACTTCCTGGCGACCATGAGCCACGAAATCCGTACCCCGATGAACGGGGTGATCGGCATGACGACCCTCTTGCTCGACACCGAGCTGACCGCTGAGCAGAAGGGCTATCTGGAAACGCTGAAACATTCCGGCGAATCGCTCCTCCGCATCATCAACGATATTCTGGACTATTCCAAAATCGAGGCCGGCAAATTCACCATTGAACACATCCCCTTCGACCTGCGGCTGACCATCGAAGACACCCTGGACATCCTGGCACCGACCGCCCAGGGACGCCAGTTGGAACTGGTCGGGCTCATCGATGCGCAGACCCCGCGAACCGTGATCGGCGATCCCGGACGGATCAGACAAATTCTGACCAATCTGGTCGGCAATGCCATCAAGTTCACCGAGAAGGGCGAAGTGCTGATTCAGGTGATGCAAACGGATGAGAGTTCAGGCTCCGTCACCCTGCGGTTCGAGGTCATCGATACCGGGATCGGCCTGACGCAGGAAGCCCAAGCCAAGATGTTTCAAGCTTTTTCTCAAGCCGACAGCTCGACCGCTCGTAAATACGGCGGCACGGGGCTCGGCCTTTCGATCTGCAAACGCTTGGTAGAACTGATGGACGGGGAAATCGGGCTGCAGTCGATGCCGGGCCTGGGAACCCGCATTTCGTTCACGGTCAAGTTTTCTACCCCGGAAGAAGGCACCGCCCCCATCACGCCTCCGCTGCCTGTGAAGAATCTCAGCGGCCTTCGCGTCTGCCTCGTCGACGATAATGCCACGAATCGGAGTCTGCTCCAGTACCATGTCTCAGCCTGGAACATGCACCATGAGAGTGCCGTCGATGGTCCGTCAGCACTCAACCTCTTACGGCAGGCAGCGCAGGAAGGCACCCCCTTCGACATCGCCATCGTCGATGTCCACATGCCGGAGATGAGCGGACTGGAACTCTGCCGGCTCATCAAGGAAGATCCTGCCATCGCGAAAACCCACGTCATTCTGCTCACGGCCTCGGGCCAGCGCGGGGACAGCATGCTCGCGAAAGAAGCGGGCGCCGCCGCGTACCTGACCAAACCGATTCGTGAGCGCCATCTGGCCGATTGTATGCGCCTGACGCTTGGCCGGGAAGGCCGTGAGGAGGAGAAGGCGCAATTGATCACGCGGCACACCCTGACCGAGGTCAAGGCCCATACGGTCCAGCGTGTGCTGGTCGTGGATGACAACCCCATCAACCAACGCGTGGCCGTGAAGATGCTGGAGAAGCTGGGCTGTCGCGTGGACCTCGCGGGAACCGGAATGGAGGCATTAGCCGCCATCTGCCGGCACCCGTACCCGTTGGTGTTCATGGACTGCCAGATGCCGGAACTCGACGGATTCGAAACCACCAGGCTCATTCGTTCGCAGGAACAGCCGGGTACCCGTCTTCCCATCATTGCCATGACCGCCAATGCCATGGCCGGCGACCGCGAAGCCTGCCTGAAGGCCGGTATGGACGACTTCATCAGCAAACCGATCATCGCCGCCGACCTCCAGGCGAAGGTTGCGCACTGGCTGCCCGATGTCAGACCCGAAGACCTCAAACCCTCTGTCGCGAACGACGCGCCTGCGGGGGGCTAG
- a CDS encoding PAS domain S-box protein, with protein sequence MHHLRSFQLRDMTACGAALRRLGTDATSLEQVADRLVRHLYGSLTMGHLREPACSLVRLFKTTPYSRLTPDLRALADARLGDTPPPPSLTCLTLLASAGAVPGWNDPARSSRFRVIPLDTLEAVERLPMFSQLFRQLGVSLPSLTQPGPSVLLDRHEQSFNVFHIPEAEGSPYVPGQEEFVLKYGIRSVLGFGAPLPDGELFSIILFSKDFIPESTATLFKPLALCAQIALAPYATTTAAFHPHHTSMPEQADGDPTPVHDAHLQARIADLERLLAVHEQTVDEQADRMELIVQGSQMGTWDWEIPTGRVTFNERWANMLGYRLDELEPHVRTWEQLVHPDDLHQVMATVSSHLRGETPTYSSEHRLRTKSGAWCWVFDSGRVVKRDAKGAPLRAAGIHLDISDRKALEAAQARAQCDLQAKQQALDEAQTLAHLGSWHWNIATGQEAWSEEQCRIFGHTPDQSLPTYATFLSALHPDDVERVQQAVDAALKYDSPYNVDCRIRRPDGEVRHVNCRGVVQRDPDGRPVSMAGTVLDITDYTRAEFAWRDSETRMRSIFESAIEGIVVIDKRGRIESANTALLNLLGYQAHELVGQNISLLMPSPYREHHDEYLANYLVTGKRTIIGSGREVPAVRKDGTRIDVHVSVSEMQIGTEKKYTGMLRDISERKRMEETLRESEERFRQLAEHIDAVFWLTSPDKSEVLYVSPAFEAIWELPRDLLYVNPSFWLDHIHPEDRKRVATAAACQEHLPYDEEYRIVTPSGQVRWIRDRSFAIKNAQGETYRIAGIAVDITAAKQMEAQIRASELRHRALVELSPHAIFVNCEDRIVFANQACAKLLGAIAPSQLFGKTVLEFIHPESHPTVRERFAKIRDTNRPLPPTEERFVGLAGSIVDVEVAAAPIMFEGKPAIQVIATDIQTRKDLERALLATNLQLQTILSSATNVSIVATNTEGTITTFNTGAEELLGYSAGEMIGQQSLTLLHVPEEIDRHARELSDLYERPIHGVAALIENAKRGGFDEREWTYQRKDGSRLTVLLTITALRDSDGVVTGFLAIGKDITSRKAAEHALAQARDEALRAAQAKADFLATMSHEIRTPMNAIIGMTGLLLDTALTKEQLEFADSVRRSSDSLLTLLNDILDFSKIEAGKLHFEELPFDLRMTVEDTVELLAEQAQSKGLELIGLVDAAVPTAVVGDPGRLRQILVNLVGNAIKFTSAGEVFLHVTRETQDGVGLLRFTIKDTGIGIPEAAQGRLFNAFVQADSSTTRRFGGTGLGLAICQRLVSQMHGRIGVESHPGQGSTFWFTVQFPETTLAASPSPFSWSRLHGRRILLVDHCDTVRQAMRQELTSHGMTCTVAQSGPEAVELARTAAAAQNPFDLALIELHLSDMDGFETAALLKQDPATAGVHLVILTTVGRRGDGQTARSIGIDAYLTKPLRQTQLLECLCLLLAPDSTAGTPPNAESPPLITRHTLSESQAGPKPRLLLAEDNPVNQKVACKMLEKLGYRVDVAGNGQEAVAAHERARYPLIFMDCQMPDVDGFEATALIRKMEGRSAHTPIVAMTANAMQGDRERCLEAGMDDYIAKPVRPKDLQAVLDTWLGKHNTATGTTG encoded by the coding sequence ATGCACCATCTGCGATCGTTCCAACTCCGAGACATGACCGCCTGCGGCGCGGCGTTGCGCCGGCTCGGCACAGATGCCACCAGCCTTGAGCAGGTCGCCGACCGCCTCGTTCGTCACCTCTACGGATCCTTGACCATGGGCCATCTCCGGGAGCCGGCCTGCAGCTTGGTCCGCCTCTTCAAGACGACACCCTATAGCCGGCTGACACCGGACCTTCGTGCACTGGCTGACGCCCGGCTCGGAGACACGCCCCCGCCCCCCTCTCTGACCTGCCTCACCCTGCTGGCCAGCGCTGGAGCGGTCCCCGGGTGGAATGACCCGGCGCGTTCGAGCCGCTTCCGCGTGATCCCGCTCGACACCCTGGAGGCCGTCGAACGGTTGCCCATGTTCAGCCAACTCTTCCGGCAGCTGGGAGTCTCGCTCCCCTCGTTGACACAGCCGGGCCCGAGCGTGTTGCTCGACCGGCATGAACAATCGTTCAACGTCTTTCACATCCCCGAAGCCGAAGGAAGCCCCTACGTCCCGGGACAGGAAGAGTTCGTGCTCAAGTACGGGATCCGGTCGGTCCTGGGATTCGGCGCGCCGCTGCCGGACGGTGAACTGTTTTCCATCATTCTCTTCAGCAAGGACTTTATCCCTGAAAGCACGGCAACCCTCTTCAAACCCCTCGCGCTGTGCGCGCAGATTGCACTTGCGCCCTATGCGACTACGACGGCGGCCTTTCACCCGCACCACACTTCCATGCCGGAGCAGGCCGACGGCGACCCAACGCCCGTCCACGACGCGCATCTGCAGGCCAGGATCGCCGACCTCGAACGCCTTCTCGCTGTGCATGAACAGACTGTGGACGAGCAGGCCGACCGGATGGAGCTGATCGTGCAAGGTTCCCAAATGGGCACCTGGGACTGGGAAATCCCCACGGGGCGAGTGACCTTTAACGAACGATGGGCGAATATGCTCGGCTACCGTCTCGACGAGCTCGAACCCCATGTCCGGACCTGGGAACAATTGGTGCACCCGGATGACCTTCACCAGGTGATGGCGACGGTTTCTTCGCATCTTCGTGGGGAAACGCCCACCTATTCCAGCGAGCATCGCCTGCGAACCAAGTCCGGCGCCTGGTGCTGGGTCTTCGACAGCGGACGCGTGGTCAAGCGGGACGCCAAAGGTGCCCCCTTGCGGGCCGCCGGCATCCATCTCGACATTTCCGACCGTAAGGCACTCGAAGCGGCGCAGGCACGCGCGCAATGCGACTTGCAGGCCAAACAACAGGCGCTGGATGAGGCCCAGACGCTGGCCCATCTCGGTTCGTGGCACTGGAATATTGCGACCGGTCAGGAAGCATGGTCCGAAGAGCAGTGTCGGATCTTCGGCCATACTCCAGACCAGAGCCTCCCGACCTATGCGACCTTCCTCTCCGCGCTGCATCCGGACGACGTCGAGCGCGTACAGCAAGCGGTCGATGCGGCGCTGAAATACGACTCGCCCTACAACGTCGATTGCCGGATTCGCCGCCCCGACGGCGAAGTCCGACACGTCAATTGCCGCGGAGTCGTCCAGCGCGACCCCGACGGACGACCGGTGAGTATGGCCGGAACCGTGCTGGACATCACCGACTACACACGCGCCGAATTTGCCTGGCGAGACAGCGAAACCAGAATGCGTTCGATCTTCGAGAGCGCGATCGAAGGCATTGTGGTCATCGACAAACGCGGCCGGATCGAAAGCGCCAACACCGCCCTACTGAATTTACTGGGGTACCAGGCGCACGAACTGGTCGGGCAGAACATTTCCCTCCTCATGCCCTCTCCCTATCGTGAACACCACGATGAGTACCTGGCGAACTACCTGGTCACCGGGAAACGCACCATCATCGGCAGCGGCCGCGAGGTTCCGGCGGTGCGCAAGGACGGGACGCGGATCGACGTGCATGTGTCGGTCAGCGAGATGCAGATCGGAACGGAGAAAAAGTATACGGGCATGCTTCGCGACATTTCCGAGCGGAAGCGCATGGAAGAGACCCTCCGGGAGAGTGAAGAGCGATTCCGGCAATTGGCTGAGCATATCGATGCCGTCTTCTGGCTCACCTCGCCGGATAAGAGCGAGGTCCTCTATGTCAGCCCGGCCTTCGAGGCTATCTGGGAACTCCCCAGAGATCTCCTCTATGTGAATCCGTCATTCTGGCTCGATCACATCCATCCGGAGGACCGGAAACGCGTTGCCACCGCAGCTGCCTGTCAGGAACACCTCCCCTATGACGAGGAATATCGGATCGTCACACCGAGCGGACAGGTCCGTTGGATCCGGGATCGAAGCTTCGCGATCAAGAACGCCCAGGGAGAGACCTATCGCATTGCGGGCATCGCGGTCGATATCACCGCAGCCAAACAGATGGAGGCACAGATTCGTGCCAGTGAGCTACGGCATCGCGCGCTCGTGGAATTATCACCCCACGCTATCTTCGTGAATTGTGAAGACAGAATCGTGTTTGCCAATCAGGCCTGCGCGAAGTTATTGGGCGCGATCGCCCCGTCGCAGTTATTCGGGAAGACCGTCCTCGAGTTCATCCATCCCGAATCGCACCCCACGGTACGGGAGAGATTCGCGAAAATACGCGACACGAATCGACCGCTCCCGCCCACCGAGGAGCGGTTTGTCGGTCTCGCCGGCTCCATCGTCGATGTGGAAGTGGCGGCGGCCCCGATTATGTTCGAGGGGAAACCGGCCATCCAGGTCATTGCCACCGACATCCAGACTCGCAAAGACCTGGAACGGGCCCTGCTCGCGACCAATTTGCAACTGCAAACCATCCTTTCCAGCGCAACCAATGTGTCCATCGTCGCCACCAATACCGAGGGGACGATCACGACCTTCAACACCGGCGCAGAAGAGTTGCTGGGTTATTCCGCCGGCGAGATGATCGGGCAACAGTCGCTCACCTTGCTGCACGTGCCCGAGGAAATCGACCGCCATGCCAGGGAACTCAGCGACTTGTATGAGCGCCCGATTCATGGTGTTGCCGCCTTGATCGAAAATGCCAAACGAGGCGGGTTCGATGAACGGGAATGGACGTACCAGCGAAAAGACGGCAGCCGGCTGACTGTCCTCTTGACTATCACCGCACTCCGGGACAGTGACGGAGTCGTGACCGGATTCCTGGCGATTGGAAAAGACATCACCAGCCGAAAAGCCGCAGAACATGCCCTTGCGCAAGCGCGGGATGAAGCCCTTCGAGCCGCCCAGGCCAAGGCGGACTTCCTCGCCACCATGAGTCATGAAATCCGCACCCCGATGAATGCCATCATCGGCATGACGGGTCTTTTGCTCGATACCGCCCTCACCAAAGAACAACTTGAGTTTGCCGACTCGGTCCGCCGTTCGAGCGACAGCTTGCTGACTCTCCTCAACGACATTCTCGATTTCTCCAAAATTGAGGCGGGAAAACTTCATTTCGAGGAACTCCCGTTCGACCTCCGGATGACGGTGGAGGATACGGTAGAGCTGCTCGCGGAACAGGCGCAGAGCAAAGGCCTGGAGTTGATCGGGTTAGTCGATGCCGCCGTGCCGACCGCCGTCGTAGGCGATCCCGGCCGTCTCCGGCAAATCCTGGTGAATCTGGTCGGCAATGCCATCAAGTTTACCTCCGCAGGCGAAGTGTTCCTCCACGTGACGCGTGAGACTCAAGACGGCGTGGGCCTTTTGCGCTTCACCATCAAAGATACCGGGATTGGTATTCCAGAAGCGGCGCAGGGACGACTGTTTAACGCCTTCGTACAAGCCGACAGCTCCACCACCAGACGATTCGGTGGCACCGGACTGGGGCTCGCTATTTGCCAACGCCTCGTCAGCCAGATGCATGGCCGGATCGGGGTTGAAAGCCATCCCGGACAGGGCAGCACGTTCTGGTTCACCGTGCAATTTCCGGAGACGACACTCGCCGCTTCCCCGTCGCCCTTTTCCTGGAGCCGGCTGCATGGCCGGCGTATTCTCCTGGTGGACCATTGCGACACGGTCCGGCAAGCCATGCGCCAGGAGCTCACCTCGCATGGAATGACTTGCACGGTGGCACAGAGCGGCCCGGAGGCCGTGGAGTTAGCCCGCACGGCGGCCGCCGCTCAGAATCCCTTCGACCTGGCCCTCATCGAATTGCATCTCTCCGACATGGACGGATTCGAAACGGCCGCCTTGCTGAAACAAGACCCCGCCACCGCCGGCGTACACCTGGTCATCCTCACCACGGTCGGCCGGCGGGGAGACGGCCAGACTGCGCGATCCATCGGCATCGATGCCTATCTCACGAAACCGCTCCGTCAGACACAATTGCTCGAATGCCTGTGTCTCTTGCTGGCCCCCGACTCCACAGCCGGGACGCCGCCGAACGCCGAATCGCCTCCGCTGATCACACGACACACCCTGAGCGAATCCCAGGCAGGACCGAAGCCTCGCCTGCTGCTGGCGGAAGATAATCCCGTGAACCAGAAGGTGGCCTGCAAGATGCTGGAGAAGCTCGGCTATCGGGTCGATGTCGCGGGAAACGGCCAGGAAGCCGTGGCCGCCCATGAGCGTGCCCGTTATCCGCTGATTTTTATGGATTGCCAGATGCCGGACGTGGACGGGTTCGAAGCAACCGCACTGATCCGCAAAATGGAAGGCCGGTCGGCCCATACCCCGATCGTCGCTATGACGGCTAACGCCATGCAAGGCGACCGCGAACGCTGCCTGGAAGCCGGGATGGACGACTACATCGCCAAACCGGTCCGCCCGAAAGATCTCCAGGCAGTACTCGACACCTGGCTCGGGAAGCACAACACCGCGACCGGCACCACCGGGTAG
- a CDS encoding TIGR00645 family protein has product MSHPSAPHTPSPPSTAAHRVEQLFEILIFGSRWIQAPLYGGLIIAELLYAAKFLTELWHMIVHFREETETLFMLGVLSLIDVTMVANLLTMVIIGGYATFVSKLDLETHPDRPEWLTHVDPGTIKIKLAASLVGISSIHLLKAFVDVTNENPEHIKWKIFIHMTFLGSAIFLAYTDKLMQRDRKH; this is encoded by the coding sequence GTGAGTCATCCGTCTGCACCCCATACCCCGTCTCCACCGTCTACAGCAGCCCATCGTGTCGAGCAGCTCTTCGAAATCCTGATCTTCGGCAGCCGCTGGATTCAGGCGCCGCTCTATGGCGGGCTCATCATCGCCGAACTGCTCTATGCCGCCAAGTTCCTGACGGAACTTTGGCACATGATCGTCCATTTCCGCGAGGAAACCGAAACGCTGTTTATGCTGGGTGTGCTGTCGCTGATCGACGTCACCATGGTCGCCAACCTGCTGACCATGGTCATCATCGGCGGCTACGCGACCTTCGTCAGCAAACTGGATCTGGAAACCCACCCCGATCGCCCGGAGTGGCTCACCCATGTGGATCCAGGCACCATCAAGATCAAACTGGCCGCTTCGCTCGTCGGCATCTCCAGCATTCATCTGTTAAAGGCCTTTGTGGACGTGACCAACGAGAACCCCGAACACATCAAGTGGAAGATCTTTATTCACATGACGTTCCTGGGTTCGGCGATCTTCCTCGCCTACACCGACAAGCTGATGCAGCGGGACCGCAAGCATTGA